The following are encoded together in the Blattabacterium cuenoti BPAA genome:
- a CDS encoding CCA tRNA nucleotidyltransferase, with translation MNLSSVLHQKIFRIISISSQRIEQKSYVVGGYVRDILIGEIESKDLDILTIGEGVRLAEEVSKYLIPSPIIRIFKRFGTAMLEYDNQKIEFVGSRKESYSFSSRNPIIQFGSLQDDQNRRDFTINTLAISLNRNNYGKLIDPFGGVSDLKKKILRTPLDANLTYSDDPLRMMRAIRFATQLQFKIEKHSFQSIQKNKNRINIVSTERIVEEFHKILLSKKPSIGLLLLYKSGLLSIILPELVSLKGIEEKNGYKHKDNFYHTLQVVDNISKEKNNSIWLRWVALLHDIGKTYTKKFFPKIGWSFHSHEFVGSKMVPNIFQRLKLPKGSSMKYVQKMIQHSYKPIALIGNNTSDSAIRRLLFEIGNDLEDLMKLCIADITTNNIEKKNQYQKNIYILMERIRKLEEKDRIQNWKSPISGNDIMKAFQIDPCKEIGIIKNFVKDSILEGKISNNFHSAYFIMLKKGKELGLKKK, from the coding sequence ATGAATTTATCATCTGTTCTTCATCAAAAAATATTTCGCATTATAAGTATTTCTTCTCAAAGAATAGAACAAAAAAGTTATGTAGTGGGAGGTTATGTTCGAGATATTTTGATAGGAGAAATAGAATCAAAGGATTTAGATATTTTAACTATCGGAGAAGGAGTAAGATTAGCTGAAGAAGTTTCTAAATATCTTATTCCTTCTCCGATAATCAGAATATTTAAACGTTTTGGAACAGCTATGTTAGAATACGATAATCAAAAAATCGAATTTGTAGGATCAAGAAAAGAATCTTACTCTTTTTCTAGTAGAAACCCAATTATTCAGTTTGGATCTTTACAAGATGATCAAAATAGAAGAGATTTTACAATCAATACTTTAGCTATTAGTTTAAACCGTAATAATTATGGAAAATTGATAGATCCATTTGGAGGGGTATCAGATTTAAAAAAAAAAATATTAAGAACACCATTAGATGCCAATCTTACTTATTCGGATGATCCACTCCGAATGATGCGAGCTATACGATTTGCTACTCAACTACAGTTTAAAATTGAAAAACATTCATTCCAATCAATTCAAAAGAATAAAAATAGAATCAATATTGTTTCTACAGAAAGAATTGTAGAAGAATTTCACAAAATTTTACTATCTAAAAAGCCTTCTATAGGATTGCTTTTATTATATAAATCTGGATTATTATCAATTATATTACCTGAATTAGTTTCGTTAAAAGGAATAGAAGAAAAAAATGGATATAAACACAAAGATAATTTCTATCATACTTTGCAAGTAGTAGATAATATTAGTAAAGAAAAAAATAATTCTATTTGGTTAAGATGGGTCGCATTACTTCATGATATAGGGAAGACTTATACCAAAAAATTTTTTCCTAAAATAGGATGGTCTTTCCATTCTCACGAATTTGTAGGATCTAAGATGGTTCCAAATATATTCCAACGTTTAAAGCTTCCAAAAGGTTCTTCTATGAAATATGTTCAAAAAATGATTCAGCATAGTTATAAACCTATTGCGTTAATAGGAAATAATACTAGTGATTCTGCTATACGCAGATTATTATTTGAGATAGGAAACGATTTAGAAGATTTAATGAAATTATGTATCGCTGATATTACTACTAATAATATAGAAAAAAAAAATCAATATCAAAAAAATATTTATATTTTAATGGAAAGAATTAGAAAATTAGAAGAAAAAGATAGGATTCAAAATTGGAAATCTCCCATATCAGGAAATGATATAATGAAGGCTTTTCAAATTGATCCATGTAAAGAAATAGGAATCATAAAAAATTTTGTTAAAGATTCTATTTTGGAAGGAAAAATATCTAATAATTTTCATTCTGCTTATTTTATTATGTTGAAAAAAGGAAAAGAATTGGGATTGAAAAAAAAATAA
- a CDS encoding L-threonylcarbamoyladenylate synthase — translation MSFYVEEIERSVNILRKGKNLLYPTDTVWGLGCDAFNLQAIKRICEIKNRNFYKSMIVLVESMDRLHQLVGKIPHFTKKIILDNFVKKEKPITIVYENTKKIASNFFRQDKTLAVRLTHDPFCICLIQNLDRPIISTSANFSGFITPKSFSEIHPFILNKTDYVVNFRREEKMNNRSSSIIKIESDQVKILRE, via the coding sequence ATGTCTTTTTACGTAGAAGAAATAGAAAGAAGTGTAAATATATTAAGAAAAGGAAAAAATCTATTGTATCCTACAGATACTGTATGGGGATTGGGATGTGATGCTTTTAACTTACAAGCTATAAAAAGAATATGTGAAATCAAGAATAGAAATTTTTATAAGTCTATGATTGTTTTAGTAGAAAGTATGGATCGTTTGCATCAATTAGTAGGAAAAATTCCTCATTTTACTAAAAAAATAATTTTAGATAATTTTGTTAAAAAAGAAAAACCTATTACTATAGTATATGAAAATACTAAAAAAATAGCATCTAATTTTTTTAGACAAGATAAAACTTTAGCTGTTCGTTTAACACATGATCCATTTTGTATTTGCTTGATTCAAAATTTGGATAGACCCATAATTTCTACTTCTGCTAATTTTTCTGGATTTATTACTCCAAAATCTTTTTCAGAAATTCATCCTTTTATTTTAAATAAAACAGATTATGTTGTAAATTTCCGTAGAGAAGAAAAAATGAACAATAGGAGTTCTTCTATTATAAAAATAGAATCTGATCAGGTCAAAATATTACGAGAGTGA
- a CDS encoding 2,3,4,5-tetrahydropyridine-2,6-dicarboxylate N-succinyltransferase, which yields MNRLKLEIEKAWNNKNGEWATDKHIKNVVFQVIEHLETGSIRVSNYLNGKWIVNEWIKKAIIMYFSVQKMNTIKLGPLEFYDKIPIKNKFKEKGVRVVPHAITRYGSYISPGVILMPSYVNIGAYIGRDTMIDTWATVGSCAQIGERVHVSGGVGIGGVLEPLQSHPVIIEDNVFIGSRCILVEGVLIKEGAVLGANVVLTASTKIFDVTNETPIEIKGIVPKYSVVIPGTYPKEFPSGRYHVPCAMIIGKRKESTDKKISLNDALRTHNLSI from the coding sequence ATGAATAGACTAAAATTAGAAATAGAAAAAGCTTGGAATAATAAAAATGGAGAATGGGCTACTGATAAACACATAAAAAATGTAGTTTTTCAGGTTATTGAACATTTAGAAACAGGTTCAATTAGAGTATCGAATTATTTAAATGGAAAATGGATAGTTAATGAATGGATTAAAAAAGCTATTATTATGTATTTTTCTGTTCAAAAAATGAATACAATAAAATTAGGCCCATTAGAGTTTTATGATAAAATTCCTATTAAGAATAAATTTAAGGAAAAAGGAGTTCGTGTCGTTCCTCATGCTATAACACGTTATGGTTCATATATATCTCCGGGAGTCATTCTTATGCCTTCTTATGTAAATATAGGGGCATATATAGGAAGAGATACGATGATAGATACATGGGCAACAGTGGGAAGTTGCGCTCAAATAGGAGAACGTGTTCATGTAAGTGGAGGAGTAGGAATAGGAGGAGTTTTAGAACCTTTACAGTCCCATCCAGTTATTATTGAGGATAATGTTTTTATTGGATCTAGATGTATTTTAGTAGAAGGAGTTTTAATAAAAGAAGGGGCTGTTTTAGGAGCAAATGTAGTTTTGACAGCCTCTACTAAAATATTTGATGTAACTAATGAAACCCCTATTGAAATTAAGGGTATAGTTCCGAAATATTCTGTTGTCATACCAGGAACTTATCCAAAAGAATTCCCTTCAGGAAGATATCATGTTCCATGTGCTATGATTATAGGAAAAAGAAAAGAAAGCACAGACAAAAAAATCTCTTTAAATGATGCATTGAGAACCCATAATTTATCAATTTAA
- the ruvX gene encoding Holliday junction resolvase RuvX, with the protein MSKILGIDYGKIMTGLSITDDKKIFAFGLNSVPTKNLMNFLESFLVYEKIEKIVVGLPKKLNNQKEVLIETEIQKFLKKFHIKYPEIRIKRLDERFTSKMAFDTMIKLGLKRKKRKKKVILNQISATIILQSYLTKKEKKFIN; encoded by the coding sequence ATGTCAAAAATATTAGGGATAGATTATGGAAAAATTATGACTGGATTATCTATAACAGATGATAAAAAAATATTTGCGTTTGGACTAAATTCTGTTCCTACTAAAAATCTAATGAATTTTTTAGAATCTTTTTTAGTTTATGAAAAAATAGAAAAAATTGTTGTAGGATTGCCAAAAAAATTGAATAATCAAAAAGAAGTTTTAATAGAAACAGAAATTCAGAAATTTCTAAAAAAATTTCACATAAAATATCCTGAGATCAGGATAAAAAGATTAGATGAACGTTTTACATCTAAAATGGCTTTTGATACTATGATAAAATTGGGTTTAAAAAGGAAAAAAAGGAAAAAAAAAGTAATTTTAAATCAAATTAGTGCCACTATAATTTTACAGTCTTATCTTACAAAAAAAGAAAAAAAATTCATTAATTAA
- the def gene encoding peptide deformylase, producing the protein MVLPIIFYGNPILRKKCLNIDLSSCDRKEEINQLIQNMFETIHKAKGIGLAAPQVGKNIRLFIVKTPYLKGENIRNYKEVFINAKILKIHGKECKFNEGCLSIPGIMGYIKRKTHVKIEYYDQNWKKQKKTLTGICARVILHEYDHIEGKLFIDYFSYKKKKTIKEKLSQLSEKNLF; encoded by the coding sequence ATGGTATTACCTATAATTTTTTATGGAAATCCTATTTTAAGAAAAAAATGTTTGAACATAGATTTATCTTCTTGTGATAGAAAAGAAGAAATCAATCAATTGATTCAAAATATGTTTGAAACAATACACAAAGCAAAAGGGATAGGATTGGCTGCACCCCAGGTTGGAAAAAATATTAGACTTTTTATAGTCAAGACTCCTTACTTAAAGGGAGAAAATATAAGAAATTATAAGGAAGTTTTTATTAATGCGAAAATATTAAAAATTCATGGAAAAGAATGTAAATTTAATGAAGGGTGCCTGAGTATTCCTGGAATTATGGGATACATTAAAAGAAAAACTCATGTTAAAATTGAATATTATGATCAAAATTGGAAAAAACAAAAAAAAACATTAACAGGCATATGTGCAAGGGTTATTTTGCACGAATATGATCACATTGAAGGAAAACTTTTCATAGACTATTTCTCTTATAAAAAAAAGAAAACAATAAAAGAAAAATTGAGTCAATTATCCGAAAAAAATTTATTTTGA
- the rplT gene encoding 50S ribosomal protein L20: MPRSTNAVSSRRKRKKILKSSRGFYGSRSKVYTVAKNAVEKSFVYAFSGRKIKKRNFRSLWIQRINAGIRQYGKSYSEFLNQLSEKKIKINRKILSHISMNDPDLFKKMVENVYSK, from the coding sequence ATGCCTAGATCTACAAATGCGGTTTCTTCTAGAAGAAAACGTAAAAAAATACTGAAATCATCCAGAGGTTTTTATGGTTCCAGAAGTAAAGTTTATACAGTTGCTAAAAATGCTGTAGAAAAGTCCTTTGTTTATGCTTTTTCAGGAAGAAAAATAAAAAAAAGAAATTTTAGATCTCTTTGGATTCAACGTATCAATGCGGGTATACGTCAGTATGGAAAATCTTATTCTGAATTTTTGAATCAATTATCCGAAAAAAAAATTAAAATCAATAGAAAAATTCTTTCACATATATCGATGAATGACCCTGATCTTTTCAAAAAAATGGTAGAGAATGTTTATTCAAAATAA
- the rpmI gene encoding 50S ribosomal protein L35 — protein MPKLKTKSGSKKRFKKTANGYFKRKRAFKNHLLTKKSKKRKRYLSLFTLLNRSDQKNIKTQI, from the coding sequence ATGCCTAAACTAAAAACAAAATCAGGATCGAAAAAAAGATTTAAAAAAACAGCTAATGGATATTTTAAAAGAAAACGTGCATTCAAGAATCATTTATTAACTAAAAAATCTAAAAAAAGGAAACGTTATCTTTCTTTATTTACTTTGTTGAATAGATCCGATCAAAAAAACATAAAAACACAAATTTAG
- the infC gene encoding translation initiation factor IF-3, giving the protein MYRPLPQKKEKHRVNEKIDAQKVRLVGDSSIENGIYSIQEALQFSRNRELDLVEINPKLNPPVCKILDYKKFLYEQKKRKKQFKAKQIKVNTKEIRFGPQIGDHDGKVKIKSAEKFLMRGDKVKVFVFFKGRSIVYKDQGKIKLLKFAEEIEEYGKVEQMPVMEGKRMYMILAPKKF; this is encoded by the coding sequence ATGTACCGACCATTACCGCAAAAAAAAGAGAAACATCGAGTTAATGAAAAGATTGATGCACAAAAAGTTCGTTTAGTCGGGGATTCTTCCATAGAAAATGGGATTTATTCTATACAAGAAGCTCTTCAATTTTCTAGAAATAGAGAGTTAGATTTGGTTGAAATTAATCCTAAATTAAATCCTCCCGTATGTAAAATATTGGATTACAAGAAATTTCTATATGAACAAAAAAAAAGAAAAAAACAATTTAAGGCGAAACAAATTAAAGTAAATACTAAAGAAATTAGATTTGGCCCCCAGATTGGAGATCATGATGGAAAAGTTAAGATTAAAAGTGCAGAGAAATTTTTAATGCGCGGAGATAAAGTGAAAGTATTTGTTTTTTTTAAAGGACGTTCTATAGTATACAAAGATCAAGGTAAAATCAAATTATTAAAATTTGCGGAAGAAATTGAGGAATATGGAAAAGTAGAGCAAATGCCGGTAATGGAAGGAAAAAGAATGTATATGATATTAGCTCCCAAAAAATTTTAA